In one Alphaproteobacteria bacterium genomic region, the following are encoded:
- a CDS encoding N-acyl homoserine lactonase family protein, which produces MEQTWQVTAIKYADRNTRTRQDSFILDDDHASPHAMDYFLWVLQSDLGTILVDTGYDTAEGARRGRPVLRDPDVALRAVGVDPDAIETVIITHMHYDHAGGLDRFPNAVFHIQEAEMQYVTGPCMCHPHLRYPFSAEHVCQMIRTLYDGRVRFHDQEGNIAPGVTVHRIGGHTKGLQVVRVRTSAGWMVLASDASHYYENYLKGKPFPIVVDLQEMLDGFQTVQRLASSPSLVVPGHDPQVFDLFAATEGLPDFARRLDLGPVRSVDA; this is translated from the coding sequence ATGGAACAGACCTGGCAGGTGACGGCCATCAAATATGCCGACCGGAACACGCGGACGCGGCAGGATTCCTTCATTCTGGACGACGACCATGCCAGCCCCCATGCCATGGACTATTTCCTCTGGGTCCTTCAGTCCGACCTGGGCACCATCCTGGTGGACACCGGCTACGACACGGCGGAGGGGGCCCGGCGCGGGCGCCCGGTCCTGCGCGATCCGGACGTGGCGCTGCGGGCAGTGGGGGTCGACCCGGACGCGATCGAGACCGTCATCATCACCCATATGCATTACGATCATGCCGGCGGGCTGGACCGGTTTCCCAATGCGGTATTCCACATCCAGGAAGCGGAGATGCAGTACGTCACCGGCCCCTGCATGTGTCATCCGCATCTGCGCTATCCGTTTTCGGCGGAGCATGTCTGCCAGATGATCCGAACGCTCTATGACGGTCGGGTCCGTTTCCACGATCAGGAGGGAAATATTGCGCCCGGCGTAACGGTCCACCGTATCGGTGGCCACACAAAGGGACTGCAGGTCGTCCGGGTCCGCACATCCGCAGGCTGGATGGTCCTCGCCTCCGACGCCTCACACTATTACGAGAACTATCTGAAGGGGAAGCCGTTCCCTATCGTCGTCGACCTGCAGGAAATGCTGGACGGCTTTCAAACCGTGCAGCGCCTCGCCTCATCGCCTTCCCTGGTGGTTCCCGGCCACGACCCTCAGGTGTTCGACCTCTTCGCGGCGACGGAGGGGCTGCCGGACTTCGCCCGGCGCCTGGATCTTGGTCCCGTCCGGTCGGTCGATGCGTAG
- a CDS encoding putative quinol monooxygenase, which produces MFAVCVTFEIDPEQIETFLGLMRHQAATSLAEEPGCQRFDVWTDRAAPATVFLYEIYSDRAAFDAHLQSTHFKTFDRDVSPMIVEKSVRTYDQAIEN; this is translated from the coding sequence ATGTTTGCCGTCTGCGTAACCTTTGAGATTGATCCGGAACAGATTGAGACGTTCCTGGGGCTGATGCGCCATCAGGCCGCCACGTCGCTTGCCGAGGAACCGGGATGCCAGCGTTTCGATGTCTGGACCGACCGGGCCGCACCCGCCACGGTGTTCCTCTATGAAATCTACAGCGACCGTGCGGCCTTCGACGCTCATTTGCAGAGCACGCATTTCAAGACGTTCGATCGGGACGTGTCGCCGATGATCGTGGAAAAGTCGGTCCGGACTTACGATCAGGCAATCGAGAACTGA
- a CDS encoding tripartite tricarboxylate transporter permease codes for MDFVLTQLGAFAGSLHMLASDPMTYLYLIVSVFLGIVFGALPGLTATLAVTILTGFFGNKFPLEQSLIALIGAYVGAIYGGSYPSILLNIPGTAASAATAMDGHPLAREGRGGEALGITTTASFIGTLFGAFCLLIFVWLLLLVAQNIASPEKALLALFGILLSGTLMSQDLVIKGWIAGLVGLAMAMVGLDPILSEERYTFGWSYLLSGFQIVPVLMGAFAIPQILDGMRAAVSGGAPLPVGRIVPRLRDVMRHFPGILRSGGIGTGIGALPGVGEDVAGWVSYGVAKSVAKDSSRFGLGSLRGLISAETANNAAIGGALIPLLVLGIPGSPPAAALLGALKINNVIPGPTIDPALIVHIVAILVMASLTMFLMGLFTARVFILILKLPRTVFLPVVLVLTTIGSFSVGGGINDLFLMLGVGFVAYGMIAMKYPIAPLVIGVILGGLFDETFRRSLLISDGDLSVFVTRPGAAILLSLNVLLILSQIPFARRMCAAALPAALSGRKN; via the coding sequence ATGGATTTTGTTCTGACGCAGCTCGGCGCCTTCGCGGGCAGTCTTCACATGCTGGCCAGCGATCCGATGACTTATCTCTATCTGATCGTCTCGGTCTTCCTGGGCATCGTCTTCGGGGCATTGCCCGGCCTGACGGCGACGCTGGCCGTGACGATCCTGACCGGGTTCTTCGGCAACAAGTTTCCGCTGGAACAATCCCTGATCGCCCTGATCGGGGCCTATGTCGGCGCCATCTACGGCGGATCCTATCCGTCGATCCTGCTCAATATTCCCGGCACCGCGGCCTCGGCCGCAACGGCGATGGACGGCCACCCGCTTGCAAGGGAAGGGCGTGGCGGGGAGGCGTTGGGCATCACGACGACGGCATCCTTCATCGGCACCCTGTTCGGGGCGTTCTGTCTGCTGATCTTCGTCTGGCTGCTGCTGCTGGTCGCGCAGAACATCGCGTCACCGGAGAAGGCCCTGCTGGCGCTGTTCGGCATTCTTCTGTCCGGAACGTTGATGAGCCAGGATCTGGTGATCAAGGGCTGGATCGCGGGGCTTGTCGGACTGGCCATGGCCATGGTCGGCCTGGATCCGATCCTGTCCGAGGAACGCTATACCTTCGGGTGGTCCTATCTGCTGTCGGGCTTCCAGATCGTGCCGGTCCTGATGGGCGCCTTCGCAATTCCGCAGATTCTGGACGGCATGCGCGCGGCCGTATCGGGCGGGGCGCCGCTGCCCGTCGGCCGGATCGTGCCACGCCTGCGCGATGTGATGCGGCATTTCCCCGGCATCCTGCGGTCCGGCGGGATCGGAACCGGAATCGGCGCGCTGCCCGGCGTCGGGGAGGATGTCGCGGGTTGGGTGTCCTACGGTGTCGCAAAGAGCGTCGCGAAGGATTCCTCGCGCTTCGGGCTGGGATCGCTTCGCGGACTGATTTCTGCTGAAACCGCGAACAATGCCGCAATCGGCGGGGCGCTGATTCCGCTTCTGGTACTGGGTATTCCCGGGTCGCCGCCGGCGGCTGCCTTGTTGGGAGCTTTGAAGATCAACAATGTCATTCCGGGGCCGACAATCGATCCGGCGCTGATCGTCCATATCGTGGCGATCCTGGTCATGGCGTCGCTGACCATGTTCCTGATGGGCCTGTTCACGGCCCGGGTCTTCATTCTGATCCTGAAACTGCCGCGCACCGTCTTTCTGCCCGTCGTGCTGGTTCTGACTACAATCGGATCGTTTTCGGTCGGCGGCGGAATCAACGATCTGTTCCTGATGCTAGGCGTCGGTTTCGTCGCCTATGGCATGATCGCCATGAAGTACCCGATCGCGCCCCTTGTGATCGGCGTCATTCTGGGCGGGCTGTTCGATGAGACCTTCCGCCGGTCGCTGCTGATTTCCGATGGGGACCTGTCTGTTTTCGTCACGCGCCCGGGGGCGGCGATCCTGCTGTCCCTCAACGTTCTGCTGATCCTGTCGCAGATACCATTCGCACGTCGGATGTGCGCGGCGGCGCTGCCCGCCGCCTTGTCCGGAAGGAAGAACTGA
- a CDS encoding tripartite tricarboxylate transporter substrate-binding protein, with translation MRRILRVAALAALGLGIATGAQAQSYPYRDITTAVVWGAGGGTDTINRMIMAEMEKHLPVSINVINQTGGVAGSNGMVYVMNQPDDGYTLVGLSESNVTAAVQGGWDQKFSYWHPFIVGGSPDLISVPANSPHKTLQDLIAAAKAAPGSIPAAASGSGSIHHLNLLAIENGTSASFKFVPYKGSAPGQEAAVAGEVAVVVTSLAEQQPLIDGGLLRPLATLTPEPATVGSVEIPSAFTMYDGLDKYLPLKQAIGFAVHASAPDEVKAALTDAFDKAMASDTVADWARTNHYDISGQSGDDASAVFAKLESTFAWTLWDLGAAKVDPASLGIEKP, from the coding sequence ATGAGGAGGATTTTGAGGGTGGCCGCGCTGGCGGCTTTGGGTCTGGGGATCGCGACCGGTGCACAGGCGCAAAGCTATCCCTATCGCGATATCACGACTGCCGTCGTCTGGGGCGCCGGTGGCGGTACGGATACGATCAACCGCATGATCATGGCAGAGATGGAAAAGCACCTGCCGGTCAGCATTAACGTCATCAACCAGACGGGCGGTGTCGCCGGCTCCAACGGCATGGTCTATGTCATGAACCAGCCCGACGACGGCTATACCCTTGTCGGCCTGTCGGAATCGAATGTGACGGCTGCGGTTCAGGGGGGCTGGGATCAGAAGTTTTCCTACTGGCACCCGTTCATCGTCGGCGGGTCGCCGGACCTGATCTCGGTGCCGGCGAACTCTCCGCACAAGACGCTGCAGGATCTGATCGCGGCGGCGAAGGCCGCGCCCGGCAGCATTCCGGCGGCGGCGTCGGGGTCGGGATCGATCCACCATCTGAATTTGCTGGCAATCGAGAACGGGACCAGCGCCAGCTTCAAATTTGTCCCTTACAAGGGGTCGGCCCCCGGTCAGGAAGCCGCCGTTGCGGGTGAGGTTGCCGTCGTCGTCACATCACTGGCGGAGCAGCAGCCGCTGATCGACGGTGGGCTGCTGCGGCCGCTGGCGACGTTGACGCCGGAACCGGCCACGGTCGGATCGGTGGAGATTCCGTCCGCTTTCACGATGTATGACGGGTTGGACAAATATCTGCCGCTGAAGCAGGCCATCGGTTTTGCCGTGCATGCCTCCGCTCCCGACGAGGTGAAGGCGGCCCTGACCGACGCCTTCGACAAGGCAATGGCCTCTGACACGGTCGCGGACTGGGCCAGGACCAACCATTACGACATTTCCGGCCAGTCGGGCGATGACGCTTCCGCCGTCTTCGCCAAGCTGGAAAGCACGTTCGCCTGGACCCTTTGGGATCTCGGCGCCGCCAAGGTCGACCCGGCGTCGCTGGGAATCGAGAAACCCTGA
- a CDS encoding isocitrate/isopropylmalate family dehydrogenase, producing the protein MPSEFKIAVFSGDGIGPEITAPTCRVLERLQALSGKFTLMFEEAPAGAGHYARTGESLPAASLATARAADAILLSAMGDPAIRYPDGTEISPQIELRKELDLYAGLRPVRIAPGYPTPLRLPDDRIVDFMLIRESTEGLFWSMGRGEVSRDEARETLVITRETSRKLFRQTFALARQRGLRDGRKGKVTCVDKANVFRAFAFFREIFEEEAAQNPDVAHDASYVDAMALRMVAAPWALDVLVTENMFGDILSDLGAGLMGGLGLAPSADIGDGYGVFQPCHGSAPDIAGQGIANPIAMILSGGMMLDWLATRHPEAGLGEAAGRLRDATDRVIADGTHLTPDLGGDCDTEAVADAVIAALEGRTS; encoded by the coding sequence ATGCCGTCGGAATTCAAAATCGCCGTTTTCTCCGGGGACGGTATCGGGCCGGAGATCACGGCGCCGACCTGCCGTGTGCTGGAACGGCTGCAGGCGTTGTCGGGGAAGTTCACCCTGATGTTCGAGGAGGCGCCGGCCGGCGCGGGACACTATGCCCGGACCGGCGAGTCGCTTCCGGCGGCGTCGCTGGCCACAGCCCGTGCGGCCGATGCGATCCTGCTGTCGGCGATGGGCGACCCCGCCATCCGCTATCCGGACGGTACCGAGATTTCACCGCAGATCGAGTTGCGCAAGGAGTTGGACCTCTACGCCGGCCTGCGCCCGGTCCGCATTGCCCCCGGCTACCCCACGCCGTTGCGGCTTCCCGATGATCGCATCGTCGATTTCATGCTGATCCGGGAATCGACCGAAGGCCTGTTCTGGTCGATGGGCCGTGGCGAGGTCAGTCGGGACGAAGCCCGCGAAACGCTGGTGATCACCCGCGAGACGTCGCGCAAGCTGTTCCGTCAGACTTTCGCACTGGCACGGCAGCGCGGCCTTCGGGACGGCCGGAAGGGAAAGGTCACCTGCGTCGACAAGGCCAATGTCTTTCGCGCTTTCGCCTTCTTCCGCGAAATCTTCGAGGAAGAGGCCGCCCAAAATCCGGATGTGGCGCATGACGCATCCTATGTCGATGCAATGGCCCTGCGGATGGTCGCCGCGCCCTGGGCCCTGGATGTACTGGTCACAGAAAACATGTTCGGCGACATTCTGTCGGACCTGGGGGCGGGCCTGATGGGCGGGCTGGGCCTGGCACCTTCCGCCGATATCGGCGACGGGTATGGGGTCTTCCAACCGTGCCACGGCAGCGCCCCGGACATTGCCGGGCAAGGCATCGCCAATCCCATTGCGATGATCCTGTCTGGCGGGATGATGCTGGACTGGCTGGCCACCCGGCATCCGGAAGCGGGACTGGGCGAAGCCGCCGGACGTCTGCGGGACGCCACGGACAGGGTCATTGCCGACGGCACGCACCTGACGCCGGATCTGGGCGGCGACTGCGACACCGAAGCCGTCGCCGATGCCGTGATCGCCGCGCTGGAGGGGCGTACATCGTGA
- a CDS encoding Gfo/Idh/MocA family oxidoreductase — protein MKSGTFSDPLKVAVIGAGYFAQFHHDAWRRIPRADLTAVADRDIAKARATGASAFDDPARMLQSVRPDLVDIATPPDTHLDMIRLALDSGVRAIICQKPFCGAIDAAQEAVRLAEAAEATVVVHENFRFQPWYRTARRLLREGRIGTVMQASFRMRPGDGQGPEAYLARQPYFQQMPRFLVHETAIHWVDTFRFLLGGEPSWVFADLLRRNPAIAGEDSGSILFGFEDGVRALYDGNRLLDHPAENRRLTMGEMSLEGDRGELRLSGDGALHIRAFGENNWTLVAAPPESAGFGGDCVHALQSHVVDGLLEGTEIENRAGSYLRNIAIESAIYESADLGRKVYLTQ, from the coding sequence GTGAAATCCGGCACGTTTTCCGACCCTTTGAAGGTCGCCGTTATCGGCGCCGGCTACTTCGCGCAGTTCCATCACGATGCCTGGCGACGCATCCCGCGGGCCGATCTGACGGCGGTCGCCGACCGGGATATCGCCAAGGCACGGGCCACCGGCGCATCGGCATTCGACGATCCGGCCCGGATGCTGCAATCCGTGCGGCCCGACCTCGTCGACATCGCCACCCCGCCGGACACCCATCTGGACATGATCCGTCTCGCCCTGGACAGCGGCGTGCGGGCAATCATCTGTCAGAAGCCATTCTGCGGCGCCATCGACGCGGCACAGGAGGCGGTACGACTGGCCGAGGCTGCGGAGGCCACGGTGGTGGTGCACGAGAATTTCCGGTTTCAGCCCTGGTACCGCACCGCGCGCAGGCTGCTACGGGAGGGCCGGATCGGTACGGTCATGCAGGCAAGCTTCCGGATGCGCCCCGGCGACGGTCAGGGGCCGGAGGCCTATCTGGCCCGCCAACCCTATTTTCAGCAGATGCCGCGCTTCCTTGTGCATGAAACCGCGATCCATTGGGTCGACACGTTTCGATTCCTGCTTGGGGGTGAGCCGAGCTGGGTGTTCGCCGATTTGCTACGCCGGAACCCCGCAATCGCCGGTGAGGACTCGGGCAGCATCCTGTTCGGGTTCGAGGACGGTGTGCGCGCGCTCTATGACGGCAACCGCCTGCTCGACCATCCTGCGGAGAACCGGCGCCTGACGATGGGCGAGATGTCGCTGGAAGGCGACCGGGGCGAATTGCGCCTGTCCGGCGACGGGGCCCTGCATATCCGGGCATTCGGCGAAAACAACTGGACCCTCGTGGCGGCGCCCCCGGAATCGGCAGGGTTCGGGGGCGACTGCGTTCACGCCCTGCAATCCCATGTTGTCGACGGACTGCTGGAAGGGACCGAAATCGAAAATCGGGCTGGTTCCTATCTGCGCAATATCGCGATAGAATCCGCCATCTACGAATCCGCCGATCTGGGCAGGAAGGTTTACCTCACGCAATGA